The genomic segment cctcgttattgacgttaccctgatgtctgactataagtcctcgttattgacgttaccctgatgtctgactataagtccccgttattgGCGTTACCCTGATGACTGACtataagtccccgttattgacgttaccctgatgacggactataagtccccgttattgacgttaccctgatgtctgactataagtccccgttattgacgttaccctgatgtctgactataagtccccgttattgacgttaccctgatgtctgactataagtccccgttattgacgttaccctgatgtctgactataagtctccgttattgacgttaccctgatgaCTGACTATAAGtcccgttattgacgttaccctgatgtctgactataagtctccgttattgacgttaccctgatgtctgactataagtcctccgttattgacgttaccctgatgtctgactataagtccccgttattgacgttaccctgatgtctgactataagtccccgttattgacgttaccctgatgtctgactataagtccccgttattgacgttaccctgatgtctgactataagtccccgttattgacgttaccatGATGACTGACTATAAGTctccgttattgacgttaccctgatgtctgactataagtccccgttattgacgttaccctgatgtctgactataagtctccgttattgacgttaccctgatgtctgactataagtccccgttattgacgttaccctgatgacggactataagtccccgttattgacgttaccctgatgaCTGAAGTCctcgttattgacgttacctgatgtctgactataagtccccgttattgacgttacccgatgtctgactataagtctccgttattgacgttaccctgatgtctgactataagtctccgttattgacgttaccctgatgtctgactataagtctccgttattgacgttaccctgatgaCTGAAGTCctcgttattgacgttacctgatgtctgactataagtccacgttattgacgttaccctgatgtctgactataagtccacgttattgacgttaccctgatgtctgactataagtctccgttattgacgttaccctgatgtctgactataagtccccgttattgacgttaccctgatgtctgactataagtccccgttattgacgttaccctgatgtctgactataagtccccgttattgacgttaccctgatgtctgactataagtccccgttattgacgttaccctgatgaCTGACTATAAGTctccgttattgacgttaccctgatgtctgactataagtccccgttattgacgttaccctgatgtctgactataagtcctcgttattgacgttaccctgatgtctgactataagtccccgttatggacgttaccctgatgtctgactataagtccccgttatggacgttaccctgatgtctgactataagtccccgttattgacgttaccctgatgtctgactataagtctccgttattgacgttaccctgatgtctgactataagtctccgttattgacgttaccctgatgtctgactataagtccccgttattgacgttaccctgatgtctgactataagtctccgttattgacgttaccctgatgtctgactataagtccccgttattgacgttaccctgatgtctgactataagtccccgttattgacgttaccctgatgtctgactataagtccccgttattgacgttaccctgatgtctgactataagtccccgttattgacgttaccctgatgtctgactataagtccccgttattgacgttaccctgatgtctgactataagtccccgttattgacgttaccctgatgtctgactataagtccccgttattgacgttaccctgatgtctgactataagtctccgttattgacgttaccctgatgactgactataagtccccgttattgacgttaccctgatgtctgactataagtccccgttattgacgttaccctgatgtctgactataagtctccgttattgacgttaccctgatgtctgaccctaagtccccgttattgacgttaccctgatgtctgactataagtccccgttattgacgttaccctgatgtcttactataagtccccgttattgacgttaccctgatgtctgactataagtcaCGTTCTTGTggttaccctgatgtctgactataagtcaCGTTCTTGTGGTTACCCTGATGTATGACTATAAGTctccgttattgacgttaccctgatgtctgactataagtcaCGTTCTTGTggttaccctgatgtctgactataagtcaCGTTCTTGTGGTTACCCTGATGTATGACTATAAGTctccgttattgacgttaccctgatgaccgaagtccccgttattgacgttaccctggtaactgactataagtccccgttattgacgttaccctgatgtctgactataagtttccgttattgacgttaccctgatgtctgactataagtttccgttattgacgttaccctgatgactgactataagtccccgttattgacgttaccctgatgactgactataagtccccgttattgacgttaccctgatgtctgactataagtccccgttattgacgttaccctgatgaCCGAAGTCCCCGTTATTAACGTTACCCTGATGACTGACtataagtccccgttattgacgttaccctgatgtctgactataagtttccgttattgacgttaccctgatgtctgactataagtttccgttattgacgttaccctgatgaCTGACTATAAGTttccgttattgacgttaccctgatgtctgactataagtttccgttattgacgttaccctgatgtctgactataagtccccgttattgacgttaccctgatgaCCGAAGTCCCCGTTATTAACGTTACCCTGATGACTGACtataagtccccgttattgacgttaccctgatgtctgactataagtttccgttattgacgttaccctgatgacggactgtaagtccccgttattgacgttatcctgatgtctgactataagtctccgttattgacgttaccctgatgtctgactataagtccccgttattgacgttaccctgatgtctgactataagtccccgttattgacgttaccctgatgtctgactataagtctccgttattgacgttacctgatgtctgactataagtccccgttattgacgttaccctgatgtctgactataagtccccgttattgacgttaccctgatgtctgactataagtccccgttattgacgttaccctgatgtctgactataagtccccgttattgacgttaccctgatgtctgactataagtccccgttattgacgttaccctgatgtctgactataagtctccgttattgacgttaccctgatgtctgactataagtccccgttattgacgttaccctgatgtctgactataagtccccgttattgacgttaccctgatgtctgactataagtccccgttattgacgttaccctgatgtctgactataagtccccgttattgacgttaccctgatgtctgactataagtccccgttatggacgttaccctgatgtctgactataagtctccgttattgacgttaccctgatgtctgactataagtccccgttattgacgttaccctgatgtctgactataagtctccgttattgacgttaccctgatgaccgaagtccccgttattgacgttaccctgatgtctgactataagtccccgttattgacgttaccctgatgactgactataagtccccgttattgacgttaccctgatgactgactataagtccccgttattgacgttaccctgatgtctgactataagtccccgttattgacgttaccctgatgaccgaagtccccgttattgacgttaccctgatgtctgactacaagtccccgttattgacgttaccctgatgactgactataagtccccgttattgacgttaccctgatgtctgactataagtctccgttattgacgttaccctgatgtctgactataagtccccgttattgacgttaccctgatgtctgactataagtccccgttattgacgttaccctgatgtctgactataagtccccgttattgacgttaccctgatgtctgactataagtccccgttattgacgttaccctgatgtctgactataagtccccgttattgacgttaccctgatgtctgactataagtccccgttattgacgttaccctgatgtctgactataagtccccgttattgacgttaccctgatgtctgactataagtccccgttattgacgttaccctgatgaCTGACTATAAGTctccgttattgacgttaccctgatgtctgactataagtccccgttattgacgttaccctgatgtctgactataagtccccgttattgacgttaccctgatgtctgactataagtccccgttattgacgttaccctgatgtctgactataagtccccgttattgacgttaccctgatgtctgactataagtccccgttattgacgttaccctgatgtctgactataagtccccgttattgacgttaccctgatgtctgactataagtccccgttattgacgttaccctgatgtctgactataagtccccgttattgacgttaccctgatgtctgactataagtccccgttattgacgttaccctgatgtctgactataagtccccgttattgacgttaccctgatgtctgactataagtccccgttattgacgttaccctgatgtctgactataagtccccgttattgacgttaccctgatgtctgactataagtctccgttattgacgttaccctggTGACTGACTATAGGTctcgttattgacgttaccctgatgactgaagtccccgttattgacgttaccctgatgactgaagtccccgttattgacgttaccctggTGACTGACTATAGGTctcgttattgacgttaccctgatgtctgactataagtctcccgttattgacgttaccctgatgactgaagtccccgttattgacgttaccctgatgtctgactataagtcctcgttattgacgttaccctgatgaCTGAAGTCctcgttattgacgttaccctgatgactgactataagtccccgttattgacgttaccctgatgtctgactataagtccccgttattgacgttaccctgatgtctgactataagtccccgttattgacgttaccctgatgtctgactataagtctccgttattgacgttaccctgatgactgactataagtccccgttattgacgttaccctgatgtctgactataagtccccgttattgacgttaccctgatgtctgactataagtccccgttattgacgttaccctgatgtctgactataagtctccgttattgacgttaccctgatgtctgactataagtccccgttattgacgttaccctgatgtctgactataagtccccgttattgacgttacctgatgtctgactataagtccctgttattgacgttaccctgatgtctgactataagtccccgttattgacgttacctgatgtctgactataagtccccgttattgacgttaccctgatgtctgactataagtctccgttattgacgttaccctgatgtctgactataagtccccgttattgacgttaccctgatgaCGGACTATAAGTCCCTGTTAgtgacgttaccctgatgtctgactataagtccctgttattgacgttaccctgatgtctgactataagtctccgttattgacgttaccctgatgtctgactataagtccccgttattgacgttaccctgatgacggactataagtccccgttattgacgttaccctgatgtctgactataagtccccgttattgacgttaccctgatgtctgactataagtcctcgttattgacgttaccctgatgtctgactataagtccccgttattgacgttaccctgatgtctgactataagtccccgttattgacgttaccctaATGGCCGATTAGAAGCCCATGTTATTGGCGTTACCTGGCTCGAGATTCACCTGGCGCTGGCACCATGCCTGTATAGGGCCAGAACGCGCTAGTATACGAACACGCTGAATTCTGCGACACTATCGGTGTCGATTAGGTTTTGCTATGTGGGCGTGACATAACACATACCTGATATATACGGATAAATTAGATATTTATTAaccccaaaacacacatttagTCCTATTTTGTCTGCATAGTCGCTTAAGCTGGTCAAAATTTCACACTTCATTCGACGCCAAATTACATACTATGAAGGTGGCAGTCAACATAATCACACTTCCAGTGCACTATGGAGCACAAatatagctgttttcagtttggGAAATACATGAAAGTCTCATGGAGCGAGATCatgtgaataaggcggatgttcaatcaatttaaCGCCACAATCTTGAATGGCAGTCATGGCAATGACGGACactttcaccctaaccctaaccctaaccctaaccctaaccgattttgtccattttgcaaacaccgcttgtcttgtttattttagagtgctacctcgtcgatataaaataactaaatgagaccagtccttgggtacacggccctttATAGTCAGAGAATACAAGGACTTAAAAAGAGCATctttgagtacctccttcaatacgaggctcataACATATCGATCAGCCCTCGTAAGTGTCATGCCAAATTCAAGTTAtctgcaccaaaatcttagcgacacaAAAAGGTATTGGAGAAATCCAAGTTTTCATTTGCAGTACGCTCTAGCCCTACACTAGACATGGTGTCATGGCAAGGGGACACTCGGGCTAGGCGCTACCCTGCGGCTGAATATAAGTCCCCGAAGTTTGGCGTTACCCTACTTGATAAATATAAGTCTATAAAGTTTGACGTCAACCTGTTGGTTAAATATCAGTCCCGAAAGTTTGGCGCTACCCGTGCTGACTGAATATAAGTCCCTGAAGTTTGGCGCTACCCTACTGGTTGAATAAGTCCCCTGAAGTTTGGCGTTACCCTACTGGTTGAATAAGACCCCTGAAGTTTGGCGTAACCCTACTGGTTGAATAAGGCCCCTGAAGTTTGGAGTTACCCTACTGGTTGAATAAGTCCCCTGAAGTTTGGCGTTACCCTACTGGTTGAATAAGTCCCCTGAAGTTTGGCGTTACCCTACTGGTTGAATAAGTCTCCCTTAAGTTTGGCGTAACCCTACTGGTTGAATAAGTCCCCTGAAGTTTGGCGTAACCCTGCTGGCTGAATTTAATTCAAAAGTTTGGCGTTACCCTACTGATGCACACGTGTTTTCTGTTCTTTCGAGATTATctaattatacaaaattaattgaattgatAGATGACATCCTCTTCTACATTTTAACTATTGTTTAGACCAGTTTTTATTTCCCCGTCTTCCCTTGTGAATTCCCAAACATTTAGCCCCTAGAATCACTGAAAAGCCAGAGAAGGACGAAAAGTTGTGTGGTGCAGTTTTATCTGTATAGTAAGTTACTAAATCCATATTTAGATGTGTTGTTCACTTGTCGTTTGTGCAATCTCAGTTACCCCGTTTGTTTATTTTCGCCAGTCTTTGTTGATCGGGATACAAACATTCTCAATTAAGAGTCATACATAGTCTTTGAGTGTATTAACATTTTAGCTAGAACTCCTTACTCGTGAAAATACTATTTTTGTccaaatattttgtaacaagTTGACTTCTCAGTAGGAACATAAGGAGTGATGCAATGACGTAcacaaataaatttaattttcttttactttttaTGAGAGACATGTAGAAATAAATTGCATagttttaaataaatacaaagttGTAAGACTTCTATCACAAATGATGAGACTATCGTTATGGACGTTTGcgttaaagcgactataaccGTAAAAGTCACCGTTGAAAAATATTATCAGACGTACGGTGTTTTAGCAGATACCTTCTGTATATCaactataataattatacatgtataattataattatgataattaaataaAGTGTCTGCAACTGTGTACTGGTTATAAACCACTTTCACCCCAATTCGTGTTTGTTAACAGTGTTACACGGAGAAAACTGGATGGGGTCAAGTGGTGCGAGTAACGGCAGCATTGTTTACGAGaggttttatatacattactgaaGGACATACCGAATTGTAATGCTATTGTTTCGCAGTTATTTAAGTACTTAAAAAATACGGTTGCGGACACTAAAAAAACAGTTTGCCTGACTATGTTTTCTTACCGTGATTTTTTTATAGTTATAGTCGTTTTAAAACAATGAAgattaaacataaacaataacaatgaaaaaattCATGCTTCGATTTCTGTTGGCCACGACACACGAGAAAGGGGCGACAACTGCTGCAACACTAACGTATAAATAAACCGGGAAACTCGAGTGACCGGATCAAACTTTAACTACCACAGCAAAGCTAACATTGACTGTGATCATTATCGTGACCCCCAGCCCCCAACcaaaaaaaaagtgtttgtaACAGCACCGACAGGCATATACACTCCTCgtcacaaaaatacataaaatgacACCAACCGCATACGAAATATCAGCACCATCAAATGGCACCGACGGTATAGGAAATATCTAATTAAACAACAATCATCGTAATGCTTATCAGACCTAAAGTCATAATCCCACAATGACGACCTGTCATGTTGACTTTTCAATGACATTTTATCTGTTTTTCCTCCTCTTTATTTTGCCTCCTCTCTTTTTTCACCCTTGTTGGCAACTTGAGTAACTCGTCTATTTATAGTCCATCACTACTTATAGCTTACACGACACAAGCAGTTTATATGAACCTGCTCATCAGATAGCTTTCAAAGAGATACCCTAACATCCGAGATcaaacatacataatgtatgtagtAGCGTCTACACTGAGTAATGTTATTTGACCTGCAATTAAtgaacacatacattgtacttgttAACAATTCAACGCCTGGATATGTTATTTGTCCATGCTATTTTTGTATTGAGCGTCTGACCCAGAGATCAGTCTGGACCAAATTAATACCCCACGACCAAGTCAACGTGACAGGTTAGTCTGACTAGACAGAGGCAGAGAAAGATAGAATTTCTTCGAGATGCAATTCATAATTTTTAAACTTAAAAGCTTATCGTTAAGTATATAACTGAACCTGACCTTGTTTTAAATCCATCATAATTGTTCTTTGTCGGCACTGTAGCATTTGTTCGTATTGCTCTTATTTCTTAACGCAATTTATGTTCACCTTCTAGACCATCAACATTCAAAACAATTCCCTAATACAATGTGTCATCATCACGTTCAATTTTTAGACCATCAACTTTCAAAACAATTCCCTAACGCAATGTGCCATAATAACGTTTACTTTCTAGACCATCAACGTTCAAAATAATTCTCTAACGCAATGTGTGATTACGTTCACCTTCTAGACCATCAACATTCAAAACAATTCCCTAACACAATGTGTGATTATGTTCACCTTCTAGACCATCAACATTCAAAACAATTCCCTAACACAATGTGTGATTACGTTCACCTTCTAGACCATCAACATTCAAAACAATTCCCTAACACAATGTGTGATTACGTTCACCTTCTAGACTATCAACATTCAAAACAATTCCCTAACACAATGTGTCATCATCACGTTCACCTTCTAGACTATCAACATTCAAAACAATTCCCTAACACAATGTGTGATTACGTTCACCTTCTAGACCATCAACATTCAAAACAATTCCCTAACACAATGTGTCATCATCACGTCTACCTTCAAGACCATCAACATTCAAAACAATTCTCTAACACAATGTGTGATTACGTTCACCTTCTAGACCATAACATTATAAACAATTCCCTAACAATATGAGTGATAACGTTCACCTTCTAGACCATCAACATTCAAAACAATTCCCTAACACAATGTGTGATTACGTTCACCTTCTAGACCATCAACATTCAAAACAATTCCCTTACACAATGTGTCATCATCACGTTTACTTTCTAGACCATCAACATTAGAAACGATACCCTAACACAATGTATCATCTCGTGCAGTGTCTGTGGTAATTTCCTTAAGCTCCATGAGACTGCCCTTAACGGCCCCGCCTGACTGATCCGCACTCTGTACGGAGTCCGTGTCGGAGAACTCCTGTATGAAGGTATCCACGGGTTCATCAGTCAAACTAATATTGGTAATGAGATCGAGTGTCTGAAGAGTGTCGTCTGCTCCACGCTTGGCCTTAGCGGTTGGGATGTGCTGGTACATCTCCTGGTCGGTGTCCATATTCGGAGAAAGTTTGATCAGTGACGAATAGGACACCGCATACAGTTGACACAACTTCTTACCATCCTTGTACGCCCTCTGGTGGCCACAGCTCTCGCGCTCGTTTTCCGCCACCTCCACAGTACACGGCAAGTCTAGAGGAAGCTCGAACAGAACATTACGCCGATTGGATGCTGTACTTCCCACAATGCTTTCGCAGACAGAATGACTTTTCAGTACCAGCATTCCTGTGAATATACAAGGATTCACGGGAGCTTTTCCGAAGAGAAGCCTAACTTTAAGTGGCAAGGAAAAGTTTGAAATTATATCCttcatatgtaatatacatctaCTATCTTTCGAACCTTTCTCATAGATAATATTGAattttcctttttgtttaaaAGGAATCATGACCTCTTTTTCGTCCTTATCTAAACATTTCAGATATTGCTCCTCAACTGTTGTCCAGTTTTTGCTTTTCTTTTTCACCAGACCCGTTTCTGCTGACGTCCGCCATTTTGCTGAGAAAGTACCCTTCACACGCAAGATAGAACCCGCCGAAACTTTTCTCTCTAGATAGCTTTGGCCCTCGCCCTCCTCCTCAACTATTCGAATTCCCTTTAGCCTCGTCCTAGTAAAAATTTTCTTTGGCATCACACTAGCAACCTCGGCAATGTTCCTACAGTAGCGCGCTCTGGTGAAGTCTGGCGGTACCAACTCGAACCACCCTGTAATACAATGGTAATTTACACCATTAAGAACATAATCCGTACATTTGGTACATGCAATCCCCATTCGAAAATACGATTCTAGATTATAGTATTTCGAGGTACATCGTACATGGgagataacatacctgtatttaaGGGGACATGGgagataacatacctgtatttagGGGACATGGgagataacatacctgtatttagGGGACATGGgagataacatacctgtatttagGGGACATGGAAggtaacatacctgtatttagGGGGACATGGgagataacatacctgtatttagGGGACATGGgagataacatacctgtatttagGGGGACATGGgagataacatacctgtatttagGGGACATGGgagataacatacctgtatttagGGGACATGGgagataacatacctgtatttagGGGGACATGGgagataacatacctgtatttagGGGGACATGGgagataacatacctgtatttagGGGGACATGGGAGATAACACACCTGTATTTAGGGGGGCATGGgagataacatacctgtatttagGGGACATGGGAGATAACACACCTGTATTTAGGGGACAAGGGAggtaacatacctgtatttagGGGACATGGGGATAACACACCTGTATTTAGGGGACAtgagataacatacctgtatttagGGGACATGGgagataacatacctgtatttagGGGACATGGgagataacatacctgtatttagGGGACATGGGAGataacacacatgtatttaGAGGACATGGgagataacatacctgtatttagGGGGACATGGgagataacatacctgtatttagGGGGACATGGgggtaacatacatgtacctgtatttaGGGGGACATGGgagataacatacc from the Pecten maximus chromosome 4, xPecMax1.1, whole genome shotgun sequence genome contains:
- the LOC117325232 gene encoding uncharacterized protein LOC117325232; amino-acid sequence: MSSDFNTCSDMAEAAIDTNVNQTSDDTTNVSPGDEPVHENGDDDPPAPRDEDPTSAPDDNSPPPEIIWSDRKYGLGDLTEESGLLQRMCRFSEAPGTGNMSPGLKIYSEQPVWLHSRHNKRHAKARTIYKDTNGAYFEVGQTLLIPDDFQGWFELVPPDFTRARYCRNIAEVASVMPKKIFTRTRLKGIRIVEEEGEGQSYLERKVSAGSILRVKGTFSAKWRTSAETGLVKKKSKNWTTVEEQYLKCLDKDEKEVMIPFKQKGKFNIIYEKGSKDSRCILHMKDIISNFSLPLKVRLLFGKAPVNPCIFTGMLVLKSHSVCESIVGSTASNRRNVLFELPLDLPCTVEVAENERESCGHQRAYKDGKKLCQLYAVSYSSLIKLSPNMDTDQEMYQHIPTAKAKRGADDTLQTLDLITNISLTDEPVDTFIQEFSDTDSVQSADQSGGAVKGSLMELKEITTDTARDDTLC